The following coding sequences are from one Calditrichota bacterium window:
- a CDS encoding sugar ABC transporter permease: MPVSEKSRRGRRQLRRREWLPYALLAPTALLLLFFMISPVISGAVLSLFKTALNGTTSFVGGANYRLLLSETRFRTNITLSLLYVLGNLSLSLPFSYAAALLITRPLRAARALRGIYLLPWIVAPVVSALLFRSLVDPTFGPLSWVVQNVTGQQHVILTEPTLAMGTIILHSFWRSFPFMMLFLAAGIASIPPEVYEAAKVDGGGRWTQFRYLTLPLTKVHLGVVLVVITMWTLQDAETVYAMTEGGPGYSTEVAAVRLFKMSFINFDLNSGATIGIVLVIVGVLFMLAYLRLTGGLREPQ, from the coding sequence ATGCCGGTGAGTGAAAAGTCGCGCCGGGGGCGTCGGCAGTTGCGGCGCAGGGAGTGGCTGCCGTATGCCCTCCTTGCACCGACTGCGCTCCTGCTTCTGTTTTTCATGATCTCCCCGGTCATTTCTGGGGCGGTGCTGAGCCTGTTCAAGACGGCGCTGAATGGGACGACGAGCTTTGTCGGCGGGGCGAACTATCGGCTCCTCCTGAGCGAGACGCGGTTCCGGACCAACATCACCCTTTCCTTGCTCTACGTGCTTGGGAACCTGTCGCTGTCGCTTCCCTTTTCCTATGCGGCAGCGCTCTTGATTACCAGGCCGCTCAGAGCGGCGCGCGCCCTGCGTGGCATCTACCTGCTTCCCTGGATCGTGGCGCCGGTGGTGAGCGCTCTGCTCTTCCGCTCTCTGGTGGACCCCACGTTCGGGCCTCTCAGCTGGGTGGTGCAGAACGTCACTGGCCAGCAGCACGTGATTCTCACCGAGCCAACCTTGGCCATGGGTACCATCATCTTGCACAGCTTCTGGCGGTCGTTCCCGTTCATGATGCTCTTTCTGGCCGCCGGCATCGCTAGTATCCCCCCGGAGGTGTACGAGGCGGCAAAGGTCGACGGAGGCGGCAGGTGGACGCAGTTTCGCTACCTGACCCTGCCGCTGACCAAAGTTCATCTCGGCGTGGTCTTGGTGGTGATCACCATGTGGACCCTCCAGGATGCGGAGACCGTCTACGCCATGACTGAGGGTGGGCCGGGTTACAGCACCGAGGTGGCGGCCGTCCGACTATTCAAGATGTCCTTCATCAACTTTGACCTGAACAGCGGTGCTACCATCGGCATTGTCTTGGTCATCGTCGGCGTGCTGTTTATGCTTGCCTATCTGCGGTTGACCGGGGGGCTAAGGGAGCCACAATGA
- a CDS encoding isochorismatase family protein translates to MTRQELLSIVPEAGAAPTLPRPARAALLVIDMQEEFRSVAMPILAPLRGVIDACRASSVPVVFTQHGHTDPARDGGMLSQWWRQVIMRGSPAWQFLPEVAPLPEELVVAKTRYSAFFRTSLGRALRSLRAQDLIIGGVMSNLCCETTARDAFVRDFRVFFLVDGTATANAEYHHATLRNLAYGFAYLVTCEEVVQALRQGSAPVRMPTPESS, encoded by the coding sequence GTGACCAGGCAGGAGCTCCTCAGCATCGTGCCGGAGGCGGGCGCTGCGCCCACGCTTCCGCGACCTGCGCGGGCCGCGCTTCTGGTGATCGACATGCAGGAGGAGTTTCGTTCGGTGGCCATGCCGATTCTTGCGCCCCTGCGTGGCGTCATCGATGCGTGTCGCGCCAGCTCGGTGCCGGTGGTGTTCACGCAGCATGGCCACACCGACCCTGCCCGGGACGGGGGGATGCTCAGCCAGTGGTGGAGGCAGGTCATCATGAGAGGGAGCCCCGCCTGGCAATTCCTCCCGGAGGTAGCGCCGCTGCCTGAGGAGTTGGTCGTAGCCAAGACCCGCTACAGCGCCTTCTTCCGCACATCTCTGGGCCGTGCCTTGCGCTCGTTGCGGGCGCAGGACCTTATCATCGGCGGAGTGATGAGCAACCTCTGCTGCGAGACCACCGCCCGTGACGCCTTTGTGCGCGACTTTCGCGTCTTCTTTCTGGTCGACGGCACTGCCACGGCAAACGCGGAGTATCATCACGCCACTCTGCGCAACTTGGCTTACGGCTTCGCCTACCTTGTCACCTGCGAGGAAGTCGTGCAGGCGTTGCGCCAAGGCAGTGCACCAGTGCGTATGCCGACGCCTGAGTCGAGCTGA
- a CDS encoding cold shock domain-containing protein, with amino-acid sequence MKYGTVKKWDPVRGFGFILSDDDEDLFVHVNDLDPRVRSGGLEEGQRVAFDVRREVKGDRAINVRVIGKGREE; translated from the coding sequence ATGAAGTACGGAACGGTGAAAAAGTGGGACCCGGTACGAGGGTTTGGCTTCATCTTGTCCGATGACGATGAGGACCTTTTTGTCCACGTCAACGACCTGGACCCGCGCGTGCGCTCCGGTGGGCTGGAGGAGGGGCAGCGCGTGGCTTTTGATGTGCGGCGCGAGGTGAAGGGCGACCGCGCCATCAATGTGCGGGTCATCGGCAAGGGACGGGAAGAGTGA
- a CDS encoding NAD-dependent malic enzyme — protein sequence MLKYVKQRDPFTGEEYIEVPFKGHRLVEHPMYNKGTAFTQEEREALDLVGLFPELVATLELQCMRAYESFCAKPNNLEKYIYLISLQDRNETLFYRLLLDHLEEMLPIVYTPTVGEACLVFSHIFRRPRGLYVSANNVHKIDKVLANVPFSNVSLIVVTDGERILGLGDQGAGGMGIPIGKSSLYVAAAGLHPAFCLPVLIDVGTNNEDALRDPLYIGLKQRRLTGEKYDYVIEQFVMGVRRTFPNALLQWEDFGKHNAFRLLERYQERICSFDDDIQGTGAVTVAALLAAMRIKGERLRDQRFVILGQGQAGIGIARQIHTGLMEEGLSDTEAKALIFGLDKDGLLVEGMQVSEEQRPWLKPRAAIADWQLSDPNHIGLLDTVRNAKATVLIGVTGQHGAFDEAVLRQMAENSPLPVIMPLSNPTSKSECTPDVAFKVTGGRCLCATGSPFPPLQVNGKMRVVSQCNNLYVFPGMGLGALVSGTPKVTDQMFMAASRALADMLSPEELAQGQTLPRISDIRRVSALVALAVAKVARDSGLGMRLDDEGLLRVITNAMWEPKYLPYRYVRPEPVLY from the coding sequence ATGCTCAAGTATGTGAAACAAAGGGACCCTTTCACCGGGGAGGAGTACATCGAGGTACCGTTCAAGGGGCACCGCCTCGTGGAACACCCGATGTACAACAAAGGTACGGCCTTTACCCAGGAGGAGCGCGAGGCCCTGGATCTGGTAGGGCTCTTCCCGGAGTTGGTTGCCACCTTGGAACTGCAGTGCATGCGGGCCTACGAGAGCTTCTGTGCCAAACCGAACAATCTTGAGAAGTACATCTACCTCATCTCCCTGCAGGACCGCAACGAGACCCTGTTCTACCGCCTGCTCCTCGACCACTTGGAGGAGATGCTCCCCATCGTCTACACTCCCACTGTGGGTGAAGCGTGCCTGGTGTTCAGCCATATCTTCCGCCGGCCGCGGGGACTGTACGTGTCGGCCAACAACGTGCACAAGATCGACAAAGTGTTGGCCAATGTGCCCTTTTCGAACGTGTCTCTCATTGTCGTCACCGATGGCGAGCGTATTCTCGGCCTTGGTGACCAGGGGGCAGGAGGGATGGGCATCCCCATCGGCAAGAGCAGCCTGTACGTGGCAGCCGCTGGCTTGCACCCCGCCTTCTGCTTGCCGGTGCTCATCGATGTGGGCACCAACAACGAAGATGCATTGCGCGACCCCTTGTACATCGGCCTCAAGCAGCGGCGATTGACCGGCGAGAAGTACGACTATGTGATCGAGCAGTTCGTGATGGGGGTGCGCCGCACCTTTCCCAACGCGCTGCTGCAGTGGGAGGACTTTGGCAAGCACAACGCCTTCCGGCTCCTTGAGCGCTACCAGGAACGGATCTGCTCCTTCGATGACGACATCCAGGGCACCGGCGCGGTGACGGTAGCTGCGCTCCTGGCAGCGATGCGCATCAAGGGCGAACGGCTGCGCGACCAGCGGTTCGTCATCTTGGGCCAGGGACAGGCAGGGATCGGCATTGCACGCCAGATTCACACGGGCCTGATGGAGGAGGGGCTGAGCGATACGGAAGCCAAGGCCCTCATCTTTGGCCTGGACAAGGATGGCCTGCTGGTGGAGGGGATGCAGGTGAGTGAGGAACAGCGCCCCTGGCTGAAACCCCGGGCGGCAATTGCCGATTGGCAGCTGAGCGACCCCAACCATATCGGCTTGTTGGACACGGTGCGCAATGCAAAGGCAACGGTGCTGATTGGCGTCACCGGCCAGCACGGAGCATTCGATGAGGCGGTGCTGCGGCAAATGGCCGAAAACTCTCCCTTGCCGGTGATTATGCCCCTTTCCAATCCCACGTCCAAGTCGGAATGCACCCCTGACGTTGCGTTCAAAGTGACCGGCGGTAGGTGCCTGTGCGCCACCGGGAGCCCGTTCCCACCGCTTCAAGTCAATGGCAAAATGCGGGTCGTTTCTCAGTGCAACAACTTGTATGTCTTCCCAGGAATGGGTTTGGGGGCGCTGGTGTCCGGGACGCCGAAGGTTACGGATCAGATGTTCATGGCCGCGTCGCGGGCCTTGGCCGATATGCTTTCTCCGGAGGAGCTGGCTCAGGGACAGACGTTGCCTCGGATTTCCGACATCAGGCGAGTATCCGCGCTGGTGGCCTTAGCGGTCGCCAAGGTGGCGCGCGACTCCGGGCTGGGCATGCGCCTGGACGACGAGGGGCTGCTGCGGGTCATCACCAACGCCATGTGGGAACCGAAGTACTTGCCTTACCGCTACGTGCGGCCCGAGCCCGTGCTCTACTGA
- a CDS encoding phosphomannomutase/phosphoglucomutase → MINPAIFREYDIRGVVERDFDDATVEAVGKAIGTAMRRKGVARISVGRDVRLSSPHLQEVLVAGLAATGLDVVDIGMVPTPVQYFSILHLGLGGGVMVTGSHNPIEYNGFKISLHDPKLGLVSMYGADIAALARLISDQDFERGRGRVVREDVLPAYLATLKKKLHFARRLKVVVDAGNGTAGPIAPQLWQDLGMEVIPLYCEPDGRFPNHLPDPTVPKYVVDLQKRVVGEKADLGIGYDGDADRIGAIDDKGQIVFADRLLALFSKQVLAKNPGAPIVFDVKCSQALVEFIARHGGKPEMWKTGHSLLKARMKELHAPLAGEMSGHMFFADDYFGYDDALYASGRLLQIVAEEGRPLSEIAAEIPHFFATPEIRVHCADEAKFQVVGQLVQRFKANYQVIDIDGARVLFGDGWGLVRASNTQPVLVLRFEARSEQRLQQIIELFKKELRAYPEVEFRDEDFAF, encoded by the coding sequence ATGATCAATCCGGCTATCTTTCGCGAATACGACATCCGTGGTGTCGTGGAAAGGGACTTTGACGACGCGACCGTGGAAGCGGTGGGCAAGGCCATTGGCACGGCCATGCGGCGAAAGGGGGTGGCGCGGATCTCGGTGGGAAGGGACGTGCGCCTCAGCTCCCCGCATTTGCAGGAGGTGCTGGTTGCGGGCTTGGCCGCGACTGGCTTGGACGTGGTCGACATCGGCATGGTGCCCACGCCCGTGCAATACTTCAGCATCCTCCACCTCGGACTGGGCGGTGGTGTCATGGTCACCGGGAGCCACAACCCCATCGAGTACAACGGGTTCAAAATCTCGTTGCACGATCCCAAGTTGGGCCTGGTCTCCATGTACGGTGCCGACATTGCGGCCTTGGCCCGGCTCATCTCCGACCAGGATTTCGAGAGGGGGCGGGGAAGAGTCGTGCGCGAAGATGTGTTGCCGGCTTACCTGGCCACTCTCAAGAAGAAGCTCCACTTCGCGCGGCGCCTGAAGGTGGTGGTGGATGCCGGTAACGGCACCGCAGGGCCCATTGCCCCGCAGTTGTGGCAAGATCTGGGTATGGAGGTAATCCCCCTGTATTGCGAGCCGGATGGACGCTTCCCGAATCACCTGCCGGACCCCACGGTGCCCAAGTACGTGGTAGACCTGCAGAAGAGGGTCGTGGGAGAGAAGGCCGACCTGGGGATTGGCTACGACGGCGACGCCGACCGCATCGGCGCCATTGATGACAAGGGCCAGATAGTGTTCGCCGACCGGCTCTTGGCGCTGTTCAGCAAGCAGGTGCTGGCCAAGAACCCCGGGGCGCCCATCGTGTTCGACGTCAAATGCTCCCAGGCCTTGGTGGAGTTCATCGCGCGCCATGGCGGCAAGCCGGAGATGTGGAAGACCGGCCACTCGCTCCTCAAGGCCCGCATGAAGGAGCTGCACGCACCACTGGCGGGCGAGATGTCCGGCCACATGTTCTTTGCCGATGACTATTTCGGCTACGACGACGCCCTCTATGCCTCCGGTCGACTGCTGCAGATCGTGGCTGAGGAGGGACGACCGCTGTCAGAGATTGCTGCGGAGATTCCTCATTTCTTCGCCACGCCGGAGATTCGCGTTCACTGCGCTGACGAGGCCAAGTTCCAGGTGGTCGGGCAGCTGGTGCAGCGCTTCAAGGCCAACTACCAGGTGATCGACATCGACGGGGCGCGCGTGCTTTTCGGCGACGGCTGGGGGCTGGTGCGTGCCTCCAACACGCAGCCGGTTCTGGTGCTGCGCTTCGAGGCGCGCAGCGAGCAGCGCCTGCAGCAAATCATCGAGCTGTTCAAGAAGGAACTGCGCGCGTACCCAGAAGTGGAGTTCCGCGACGAGGATTTTGCCTTCTGA
- the prmC gene encoding peptide chain release factor N(5)-glutamine methyltransferase — MLGKAGVDSPEVEAERLVMHVLHCQRADLYAAPERSLDQRQRKRFARLLARRLTREPLQYILGEVDFMGLTLSVSPAVLIPRPETETLVERALEFCRHTFAAGTPLRCLDVGTGCGNIAAALATYLPHSVVVAVDCSSAALAVARANLGRLRLGQQVRLVHADLREQDFLQKVGCAFSLVMANLPYVPAPALQALAPEVKDHEPLLALDGGPDGLDLYRVLIPLLPQLLSVGGAFFAEIGEGQGQEMRRLLARAGLVDIAVLPDLAGKERVVFARKGREEAQ, encoded by the coding sequence TTGCTGGGCAAGGCCGGCGTGGACAGCCCGGAGGTTGAGGCCGAGCGCTTGGTGATGCATGTGCTCCACTGCCAAAGAGCCGACCTCTACGCCGCACCGGAACGCAGCCTGGATCAGCGACAACGAAAGCGGTTCGCCCGGCTCCTGGCGCGGCGCCTGACGCGTGAGCCCCTGCAATACATCCTCGGCGAAGTGGACTTTATGGGATTGACCTTGTCGGTCTCCCCAGCGGTGCTCATTCCCAGGCCAGAGACCGAGACGCTGGTTGAGAGAGCATTGGAGTTCTGCCGCCACACCTTCGCAGCGGGCACTCCACTGCGCTGCTTAGACGTAGGCACGGGATGTGGAAATATCGCCGCAGCCCTGGCCACTTACCTCCCGCACAGTGTGGTGGTGGCAGTTGACTGCAGCAGCGCAGCGCTGGCTGTGGCGCGCGCTAACCTCGGCCGGCTGCGCCTCGGCCAACAAGTGCGCCTTGTTCACGCCGATCTCCGCGAGCAGGATTTTCTTCAGAAAGTGGGATGTGCGTTTTCCCTGGTGATGGCTAATCTGCCGTACGTCCCTGCGCCGGCCCTTCAGGCTTTGGCTCCGGAGGTCAAGGACCATGAGCCGCTCCTTGCGCTGGATGGTGGCCCAGACGGCCTTGACCTCTATCGTGTCCTCATTCCTCTGCTGCCGCAGCTGCTCAGCGTGGGTGGGGCCTTTTTTGCCGAGATCGGTGAGGGCCAGGGGCAGGAGATGAGGAGACTGCTGGCGCGGGCTGGCCTGGTGGACATCGCTGTTTTGCCGGATCTGGCAGGAAAAGAACGAGTCGTCTTTGCACGAAAGGGAAGAGAGGAAGCCCAATGA
- a CDS encoding extracellular solute-binding protein, giving the protein MRRLNAILLCLAFAVSCHKSPPQRVVKLAHIYDPVGGGSAKANWEWLSKAIADFERDHPGVKVEHEQMKWDQIDSKCMADFRARIPHDVVWSSPQLLAKHAAVGDLLDLSPYLNWSAEEIADFAWNPVWNVGERDGKRTAVSLGAHTRVVAYRRDLFLQAGLDPDRPPENLEELVEYARRLTRDTDGDGRIDQWGLGMYVGPSRATFEIYFTPLVWHFGGTPWDEQTKKATFADSAGVRAAQFLFDLVHRYKVTPTFVTSGTYDDVILRGFFDGKFAMAWGWGSYWIQVLEEKGWIVGAFPPTAEVKTPVASVFETPTRTKAMFTNAWTVSLHALCKDPELGVALIETLLRPETLLSFPDAGLPTRLSAWQRPEFQTPFYQVWFRAVQHGESMPYTAYCDELANTIAAALQEILVKKAPVQQTLQRFQNEYNARYAGE; this is encoded by the coding sequence ATGCGACGCCTGAATGCCATACTCTTGTGCCTCGCCTTTGCCGTTAGTTGCCACAAGTCGCCGCCACAGAGGGTCGTAAAGCTTGCCCACATCTACGACCCGGTAGGAGGAGGTTCGGCCAAGGCGAACTGGGAGTGGCTCAGCAAGGCCATCGCCGACTTTGAGCGGGACCATCCAGGGGTGAAGGTCGAGCACGAGCAGATGAAATGGGATCAGATCGATAGCAAGTGCATGGCCGACTTTCGTGCGAGGATCCCTCACGACGTGGTGTGGAGCTCGCCCCAGCTTCTGGCCAAACATGCGGCAGTGGGCGACCTGCTTGACCTTTCCCCCTACCTGAACTGGTCAGCCGAGGAGATCGCCGACTTTGCCTGGAATCCGGTGTGGAACGTCGGCGAGCGGGATGGCAAGCGGACCGCCGTGTCGCTTGGTGCACACACGCGCGTGGTGGCCTATCGTCGAGACCTCTTCTTGCAAGCAGGACTGGATCCTGACAGGCCACCGGAAAACTTGGAGGAGCTGGTCGAGTATGCGCGCCGCCTGACCAGGGATACCGACGGGGACGGTAGGATCGACCAGTGGGGTCTGGGCATGTACGTGGGTCCGTCTCGGGCCACCTTCGAAATCTACTTTACCCCCTTGGTCTGGCATTTCGGCGGCACCCCTTGGGATGAGCAGACCAAGAAGGCCACCTTTGCCGACAGCGCCGGGGTGCGCGCTGCGCAGTTTTTGTTTGACTTGGTGCACCGCTACAAAGTCACCCCCACTTTTGTCACCAGCGGCACGTACGACGACGTCATCCTCAGGGGTTTTTTTGACGGTAAATTTGCCATGGCCTGGGGATGGGGCAGCTACTGGATTCAGGTCTTGGAGGAGAAGGGATGGATTGTTGGGGCCTTCCCGCCGACGGCCGAGGTGAAGACGCCCGTCGCTAGCGTGTTCGAGACGCCGACGCGCACCAAGGCCATGTTCACCAACGCGTGGACCGTGTCCCTCCACGCCCTTTGCAAGGACCCCGAGTTGGGTGTGGCTTTGATTGAAACGTTGCTCAGACCAGAAACCTTGCTCTCGTTCCCCGATGCCGGCCTGCCAACGCGCCTCTCGGCCTGGCAGCGGCCCGAGTTCCAGACGCCGTTCTACCAGGTATGGTTCCGTGCGGTGCAGCATGGGGAGTCAATGCCGTACACGGCTTACTGCGACGAGCTGGCAAACACCATAGCTGCTGCGCTGCAGGAGATTCTGGTGAAGAAGGCCCCGGTGCAACAGACGCTACAGCGCTTCCAGAATGAGTACAATGCCCGATATGCCGGTGAGTGA
- a CDS encoding carbohydrate ABC transporter permease yields MRARRDLLFWCGAVIVLVVTLFPFLWGLRTSFAGQFEYRFVPRTWTLEHYRMVLGRPEFLLYLRNSLVVSLGAIVITLIASLLGGYALARFRFRGQSMGVVLMVLPLLPPVAVLVPLIAYFNKVGLYNTLWAVIIANVVFNLPFTVWMLRNFIAATPVETEEAAMIDGCSRLGVLFRVAIPMAAPGMVAVAVFVFINSWNNYLYSFALTSSQHLRVLPQGILSFLGSWGTYWGGLSAAGMVALLPPITLFFLFQKWFVAGVVGQQLK; encoded by the coding sequence ATGAGAGCGCGGCGCGACCTTCTGTTTTGGTGTGGCGCAGTCATCGTGCTGGTGGTGACCCTTTTTCCCTTCTTGTGGGGGCTGCGTACCTCATTTGCGGGGCAGTTCGAGTACCGTTTCGTGCCGCGCACCTGGACGCTCGAGCATTACCGGATGGTGCTTGGCCGGCCGGAGTTCCTGCTCTACCTGCGCAATAGCCTGGTGGTCTCGTTGGGAGCCATTGTCATCACCTTGATTGCCTCGCTCCTGGGCGGCTATGCACTGGCCCGCTTCCGCTTTCGGGGGCAGAGCATGGGGGTGGTGCTCATGGTACTGCCCTTGCTGCCGCCCGTGGCGGTGTTGGTGCCGCTCATTGCCTATTTCAACAAAGTGGGACTCTACAACACCCTTTGGGCAGTCATCATTGCCAATGTGGTCTTTAACCTGCCGTTCACGGTGTGGATGCTCCGCAACTTTATCGCGGCCACCCCGGTGGAAACGGAAGAGGCAGCGATGATCGACGGCTGCTCGCGCTTGGGCGTGCTCTTCCGGGTAGCGATCCCCATGGCGGCGCCTGGCATGGTGGCTGTGGCGGTGTTTGTCTTCATCAACTCGTGGAACAACTACTTGTACTCGTTCGCTTTGACTTCGTCGCAACACCTGCGCGTGTTACCACAAGGGATTCTTTCATTTCTCGGCAGTTGGGGAACCTACTGGGGGGGACTGAGCGCAGCGGGGATGGTGGCCTTGCTGCCACCCATCACGCTCTTCTTCCTCTTCCAGAAGTGGTTTGTGGCCGGCGTTGTTGGCCAACAGTTGAAGTGA